In the Patescibacteria group bacterium genome, TCATCTTCCACCTTGAAACTATCCTTGATTTGCCCTTTTATATTTTCCCATTTTTCTTCCGTCATATAGTTACAAATTACAAATTATTTACAAATATACAAATATGCTGTTAAGTTCTCAATAATTTTAGTTAGCAAGTGCTTTAATTTTTATTTGTAGAATTTGTAAATAATTTGTAATTTGTAACTAATAATATACTGCCTGCGTTTCTAAATCTCTTTTTCTATTTTTAGCCACTTCCGCGCTGATTAAACCCTCCTGCAAGAGCTTGTCAATTGATTTGTTCATAGTAATCATCCCGTCCTTTTGACTGGTCTGGATAACCGTATAAATCTGCCCGATTTGGTTGCGCCTTATCAAATTGCCGATAGCGCTGTTATTTATCATAACTTCTCTGGCCGCCACCCGATCGCCTTTTATTCCGGGAAGCAAATGCTGAGCCACTACCGCCCGCAAAGTGGAAGACAATTGGCTCAAAATCTGCTGCTGCTGGTGCGCGGGAAAAACGTCAATGATCCGGGCGATTGTTTCTGAAGCCGTCGCCGTATGCAAGGTTGACAGAACCAAATGTCCGGTTTCCGCGGCGGTCAAAACCGCCGAGATAGTTTCCAGGTCCCGCATTTCGCCCACCATAATTACGTTCGGGTCTTGCCGCAGGGCGTATTTCAAGGCGGAAGCGAAAGTTATGGTGTCGCTTCCCAACTCCCTTTGCTCAATGATGCTTTGTTTTTCTTCAAATAAATATTCTATCGGATCCTCAATCGTAATAATATGAGACCGCCTCTCCTTGTTTATAATGTCAAGCATCACAGCAAGGGTCGTGGATTTTCCAGACCCTGATGGCCCGGTAACGATAATCAAACCATCCCGCATGTGCGTTAGATTATAAATAGTTTCGCTCAAGCCGATTTCTTCGGGAGCGGGTATTTTGCTTGGGATTAAACGGGCGGATAAAGCTATTTTTCCCTCCTGATAATGGAGGTTAACGCGGAAACGGGCGCCAAAAAATTCCTGGGAAAAATCCAGCTCCCGCTTGCGATTAAACCTTTCCCATGTTTTTTCATCAATCAGGGTGCGCACCCCTTCTTCCAGGTCCTTGTTTTCAAGTATGCCGTGGTTTAACTTAACTAATTCCCCTTCCATACGCAAAGCCGGAATACTGCCGGCGACCAGGTGTAAATCAGAAGCTTTTTGTTCAATAGCTTGTTTGAAGTAGGAAGAAATATCCATATTAAAAATTTATAATTAATAATGAATAATTAATAATTATCTTGCCTCTATTATAACATTAAATAGAAAAAAAACAACTTGTTGTTAAAATACTTTCAGCTCTTTATTTTTTCACTCCATTTATGACTGCAATTTATTCATCAAGTCCAAGTCCAAGACGCTTTTTAAATTTATACGTATTTCCATGGCTGAGAA is a window encoding:
- a CDS encoding PilT/PilU family type 4a pilus ATPase, whose translation is MDISSYFKQAIEQKASDLHLVAGSIPALRMEGELVKLNHGILENKDLEEGVRTLIDEKTWERFNRKRELDFSQEFFGARFRVNLHYQEGKIALSARLIPSKIPAPEEIGLSETIYNLTHMRDGLIIVTGPSGSGKSTTLAVMLDIINKERRSHIITIEDPIEYLFEEKQSIIEQRELGSDTITFASALKYALRQDPNVIMVGEMRDLETISAVLTAAETGHLVLSTLHTATASETIARIIDVFPAHQQQQILSQLSSTLRAVVAQHLLPGIKGDRVAAREVMINNSAIGNLIRRNQIGQIYTVIQTSQKDGMITMNKSIDKLLQEGLISAEVAKNRKRDLETQAVYY